ATTGTCCCTGCCCCCGTTTCAGTGAAAAGCTGAGGGTTGGGGCTGGAGTAATGTAACCAATCAAATTCGTAGACAGCCAtgaatgcaaggactgaccatccatgataatcCAATTATAGTTTAAACCATGTTGAGGGGATACAGTGTTTCTTACATTTATTTTGTGTAAAAATGTTTGGagtaaacaagcttatatttcgGGTTCTggtggggtatgacagttgaaagaagctcatgaggcatttagaagttatattcttcatgaatcaatgggtatatatttataagtccaaaaatggatgtggCAACTGCTGGTTGCCCCTTTAATGTTAGGGGTCATGTAAGAACTCTGGGTAGATTAGCTTTTGGGTGATACTCAAGTCATTGATGCATACATCAAATAAAAAGGTAACAAAACACATTAATATTGTACAAACCATATTCGTAGAAAGACACTCCTTGCTGGCCAGCACTCTTTTTGATCTCATTGATGGCCACTAGCAGTGTTgctgagatgggagggagggagaagaaatATTACTGTCATGGGTTCCATAGAACAGTCACAGTGCACCTTCCCAGTCAATACATATAGTGCATTACATCcattataaataaatatacacatcAGGGACtatcaagcatctcagagtagggcctcccgggtggcgcagtggtctagtgCACTGcctcgcagcgctagctgtgccaccagagactctgggtttgcgccaatgctctgtcgcagctggccgcgactgggaggtccgtggtgcgacgcacaattggcctagtgtcgtccgggttagagagggtttggccggtagggatattgTCTCATCgagcaccagcgactcctgtggcaggccgggggCAGTGCAAGCTAACCAAGGTCACcaggtttcctccgacacattgttgcGGCTGGCTTTCAGGTTGGATGcgctctgtgttaagaagcagtgcggcttcgACCTTGATCTCTCcggagcccgtacgggagttgtagcgatgagacaagatagtaattactaaccaCGAAATTGGATTTTTAAAAATTgggtaaaatatatttaaaaaataaaaagcatctcagagtaggagtgttgatctaagATCAGCCCCCCCATCCAGATAATCTTATTATTTGTGATCTAAAAGACAAAAACTGAACCCAAGTCAGCAATCCTGccgctggggcggcagcgtagcctagtggttagagcgttggactagtaactggaaggttgcgagttcaaacccccgagctgacaaggtacaaatctgtcgttctgcccctgaacaggcagttaacccattgttcccaggccgtcattgaaaataagaatatgttcttaactgacttgcctggttaaataaaggtaaaaaataaaaataaatcctacTCGGAGATGCTTGCTAGCCCGCATTGGATGTAATGCAGTAGATGTGTTGAATGGGAAGGTGCACTTCAATTCTACACTTGTTAAATATGGCCCCAGAGGGTGATGGTAACATCAGATCATAACCTACCTCCTTCTGAAACCAGAGATCCTGCCAAGATACAATAAGCCTGCAAGAGACAAAAACACAAACCAACTATTAAGAGGGACGGTGCCCCAAAATCACAGTCCATTATAGTGACTCAGTAAGACTATGTGAATGTTTGATATAGAGTACATAGCAATCGGATTGTGCAGAATCACTGTACACATTTTGCACCCCAAACAGCAACTTATTTATGTGTGATCAAGATTAGCGATTCTGCACATGGCCATGCCCAAAGTGATCCCTCAGCCGAGGTAACAATAAGGCCACCACTCACCCAAAGcagagactcgattggctgtggGTGCAGCAGTCCCATGATGCCATGGTACCAGGAGAGACCCGCCCCCATCATGAAGATACCTACGCCACTGATGAGAGAGGCGATGTAGCGCATGTTTGAGAAACCGTACCTTAAATCAGGGAAGAAAAACAGAGTTTGTTTTATATCTGCACTCAACCCCCTCCGGAAGACAGACACCACAGATGCGTTGAAGCAGAGGGTGAACCGAGACAGTAACACCATAAGTATAATTAACGGTAGTGTGCTCCTCACGGGTGGACAGCGTCAGGGTTGCGGACAGACTGGCTGATGCCGATTGCAAGAAGAGCCTGCAGGAGAGAGTAATAGGTGTTAACAGAACCTGCTGCCTTTCCACAATATACTGTATAGAAGACCATTTACGATGACTATGATACATTTCAACTAACCATGGCTACTGGCGTTATCTACTGCAAACAGAGATGGGACCAATTATATTAATAAATAATTCTGACTCATCCCTAATTGCAATATAAGGGCATGTGACGACATGTGAACTTCTTGGTAGCCAGTGGATGGCGGGTGCATCCCAACAATATCTCCTTTCTCCTGGAGTGTGCACTTGTACACTACTCCCCACACATCTGAAAGCAGTGGATTGACTGAGGCATGGGATTGTGAGAAGATTCTACAATATTTCCAATACCAgacatttcctttcaaatcagcGAAGTGACCAAATGCACCCTGTGGGAAGGAGAGATAATTTGGACATAGCCACTGTATCTGACCTGGTTGCAGGTGTCAGCCAGGGAGTGAATGGCCTCTGAGAACATGCTGGCTGATCCAGTGTACACCCAAGCCAGGAGCTTGAAGAAGAAATTCAGTCCATTACTGAGGGCAGAGAAAAACAAATCAACCTTACAACGTATAAACATCAAGAAAATAATAGTTCTCAAACAGGGCAGCTAAAAGGTTCACCCTGTCTTATAAACCTGCAATATAATTCAAAGGGTGGTTGCCAGTGTTTGTAACATTTTTGTTCGACTACCTTTTCTTTGCATGATCGAGCATATTTTCCAACTGAATGTATCAACGCGTTTGATAGTGGCTGTATGCAGACAGAGTTAAAGCTAGAATTCTTAATTGAAATGATAAAGCAGTCACTCTGCccgtttcagtaaaaagctgagggatgggcctggagaaatgtaaccactgaaATTCATACaccgagctatggatgcaaggactgaccacccATGATATCActaatagttttaaccatgttgtgaggctatacagtgcgtttacatttacaaacattggagtaaaacccggtaatattttgggttctgaaggggtaaaaactgttgaactaaactcatgaggcatttaaagctaagtatattcttcaagaatcaaatgGGCATATTTAATTCATTTCCAAGTTTAAAAATaaattgatgtagcaactgcagatttcccctttaagacCCATACCGTGTCTTGTAAATGAATTACGCTAACTCCTGTACTTCCTGCCTGACATGGGGGTCAATGTGAACAGACCTAGTAGAGTCCCTCATGTGACTGCTAACTCAATAGCCCAAGAGTGTCTGGTGTAAGAACCTACCCCTGAACAACTTGTACTTTACTTACATTTGAATCCCTGGATGAAGAAATTGAATTTGTAACTACATTAAAACAATTATGGCATGCATAAGAATAATAAACCATTTCTGTGTTGTTATTATGAGTTTATGACTCAACTTCACAGTAGGGTAAAAAACAAACAGAGTAATGATACTATGCCGGGAGGGGAAAACAGACCCGGGAAAGGAGACTTACATGCATATGGCCACCATCACCACCTTCCCCGGcccttgtgaaaatgttgccctcTTGCTGCCTGATCGGGGCTACATGACATGAGAAGGGAGATCAAGCCTACTGGAGACATTTCACCTATATCAGACTTATTCTAGGAAAAACACAGGTCAATTCCATTTTAATTCAATTCTGAAAAAATAAGAAAAAGTTTTTTTAtcgaaaaaaaaatattttttaaaatcaaattcaCTTTTGAAATCTAGGTTAATGTAGAATTGACCCTTTCAGCTAAATGGTACAAAAAAAAGTAATCAAGACATATTAATGCAAAAACACATCTTTCGTTTTACCATAAGAGCCCTTCATACAGGCTACAGTTGCCAGCTAAATCAAAGTTAACATATTTAGATGATATTCTAGCACACAAAAAATAAGCACATTATAGAATGCACCATCACATGCTAGGGGGGTGCAGTATTTTCCTGTAAAGGAGTCCGGCACTATACAGAGGCACTGTGTCAATGACAGTCGGTGTGAATGGCATTGTCATGTAATGCAGTGATAAAGGGCTTTGTGGATTAAATAACCCCACACAGGGTTAAAGGTCACATGAAGGACATTGACAGCTCTGGTTTTGGGTAGCGGGACATgtaactactgtactgtggccATTTCTCTGTCTATCATACGCAGTCTGGTCAGGAGATCCTGGCTGTACATCCATTTAGTTGTGGCTAGTATAGCTAAAAAAAAATACATGGCTAATATAGTAGAAATTGTGGATAGTTGCGTTTCTATCCTCAAGATATCTTGGTAGATCTACACAAATGACCACCAGAACATTTCTGGTCAAAGTGTGTAATATGGATACATTTGCTCTTTTAATATTAGCTAAGCTTGAGGGCATTCCATAGGGAACATCACCACACTGCTTCAGGTCACATAGGGCCGAAACTCACCTTAGTGTTTCCCCAGAAATCTTTGTACTCCTTTAGCAACTGCTGATTCCGGAAAATATCTGAATGACACAATAAAAAGGGGTGAGGAGACCTCAAACAGACCGTGTGCAAGCTTGTAGGAAACAGACACTCAGTGATTCCTCTCAAGAACACTAAAGAACCAGGCAGCCATCTGAGCTTAAGCCCAGGTCATATTCATTAAGGGATGCAATTGTAAATGGGAAAGAAAACTTAAAGTGAGCCTTCTCGCCCCTCCCCGTTTCAAGTCAGTTTTCTTCAATCTGttgcctaatgaatacaacccattAGAGACTAGGCAGGgttacaaaaataaaacaaagCATATCATAAACAGCACAAGTCTATACATCCTTCCGATTAATGTACAGTTAAGTCACAGAATGTGTTTGCAGGATGGAGGACACCTACTCTCTtcgtactctctctcctccactttcctgaGTTTCCGCTCTCTGTCAAGGGCTTCAGGACTTCCCCACACATCTAGAGCTCTGGAAGTCAGATTAAAAGAACTGCTTGATGGAAAGCTTTCATATTGTATACAATATGGTCTACCTAATAGCATCACATTGGCATAAGGTTGCCAATGTGCTGGTCAACTGTAAAGTGCATGATTCCAACACTTGATATCTATTTTGGTGCTGCCAACACTTGCTTTTTAATGACATGATTTTATGAGTAGTAAGGAATGTAAAAGGTACTAACTTGACTTCCACGTCTGATCGCAGGAATACAGTGAAAGCCTCGGTGTCGTCGTGGGGGCTGCGTCGACGGATCTTTCTTAGCTGCACCAGGTCACTGAGgtcacacgagagagagagagagagagagagagacggacagactaACAGTCAGTGGGCTGAGTATATTAAGAGTATTTGCATCAATGACTGAGTCACGGGCATGTTAACGTCCCATAATGTGATAATCACAACAGTGTGTTTCCCATTAGCTCAGTGGACGCTTGTAATGCTAAGCAGCACTGGTATGCCTGGAATACACTGGTTACAGAAAGGGATGTCTACAACTTCCTTCAATGTGTACATTACCAAAGCACAAACAGAAAACATTCAAGATAACAATCCTTTTGCCTTGATTGACTTGCCCTGTATCCAGTCATGCTTCAATGTCTCAATTCACAGTTGTAGAGGGTTTACCTTGGCTTGAGACAGAACTCGTTCATAGCTCTCACTGCAGTGATAAAGTTGTTCTGGGTGTACTTGGATCCATAGTCCCTCTTCTTAAGGACAGCCCGCACTTTCACTTGAATTGTCTCCATTTTTGTCAGACCTTGTGGGGTTACTGAACCTGAGATAAaagaaaaatatattatataacaGTGGCGATGAATTTCCGAATTAAAATAGAGTAGCCAAGAACATAACTCAACACAATAACTGAagacgaaatgcttacttaccagaAGTACTTCCAGCTgctttaggggttagggtcaagCATGTTtcaacaacattctaaagactgATACTTATATTTTGCGATCTTGTCTcaacgctgcaactccccaacgggttcgggagaggcaaaggcgGAGTCAAGCGTCCTTCAAAACATGACCTGCCTAATTGCGCTCCTTAATACCCaccagcttaacccggaagccagccacaccaatgtgtcggaggaaacactgttcaactggcgACCGGGGGCCAGCCCGCAGACATCCGGCCAactacaaggagtcgctagagcacgatgactCAAGTAAagccctaccggccaaaccctcccctaatccgaataacgctgggcctattgtgtgcctatgggactcccagtcaagGCACAGCCCGGGAATtaacctgggtctgtagtaacgcctctagcaaTGCAGTGCCTAGatggctgcgccactcgggaggccaagaCATACTTTTCATTCCTATTTTGATGTAGCAAGACTTCAAGGAGAGAGACTTCCCTTTTCTTACACCTCAACAGAATACTGGGGTGTATTTATTAGTGGCAcagtagcaaaatgttttatcaACAGGTGGAAACAagtttgcttccgtttggtttTTAGTGAACACACCCATGTATGAATTGCCAACACAGGACAAACAGTGGCTCTTACCTGGGGAGTCTGAATATGCTTGTGCTGCCCCAGCCAGCACCTTCTCTGTAGTAGGTGGTCCTTGTGTTGGAGGAGAGGGGCCATCCTTATTGCTGCCTGAGGTACAATAGTACTGGACCTGGCCTGTTGCTAGAGAGGCTACACGGAAGTCATGGCTGAACCACAGATTGTGCATCCCTACCTTGTGCCACCCTGTAGGGAAATGTGTGCATGTGTTAGCTATAATATGTTTATTCCATAggcccacaacacacacacttagagtTGACAAAGAGTGTGATGCATAAAACAGTGCATTGACTTGAACATGTGAGCCTCACCGTGGCATGGTCGGGCAACCCTGGGGGTTCGTTGTGACAGTGGGGCTCTTTGCTGCAGGTAGACCCTGCAGAGGACTTGCCATGGTCTCTGTGCCAGGCCGGTGAACATCCTCGCCGTTGCGGGGCTTCGTATAGCAATGCTGGAACTTGCTGTTTGAGTGATCACAAGACAGCAGTCAGTGAGCATCGGTTGAGAGCGCCCAAACAACTGGCATCACACAtctcgttagctagctaatttcaTAGCCATATACGTTGGGTTAAATGATAAAAACCGACTCTCCTCCCAAAGAGAACATCAAGATGTAACTACCATCTAGAATACTCTCTGGACCTGGctgtaacgttagttagctaatacCGCCTCATTTCCCGACTCAGATCAGCTAGCTACAATAACAGTAACACAGTTCCAAATGATCTGACCGGCTAGtaaagctagttagctagttctTGGCTAGCTAAGTTAACAGGCAGAAGTTCAAATGACACAACTTGACATTGCATTGACAGCGTCTTATACGGCAGTACTATCAATTCATAAAAACGGATGAATACTTCGCAGTCTGCTCGCTAACTCGATCTTGGCAAGCCAGATAAAGCCAGCCAGTGCCATCGTCGGAAGCCGGTGCGACACCACCAAACAGGTTTGagaaactagctagctagctagctaaagtaaaGCAAAGCGAAGCGTCTTCCTACGTATACATTGCACGTTTTTTTTGGTTGTCAGAAAGTCGGTCAACACATGTTGATTTATTTCAGGACGGCCTTACCTTGTTGTGTTACATTTGCTCCGCATATCTCAGATCATTTTGAGTTCCGTGCACCTGTTAGCTACTGACACAAAGGTCGCGTCCACTGCTCAAACGTTGCACGTATTAACCGATGGTTGCACGTATTAACCGATGGTTGCGTTCTACGTCATCGACGGTGTCATCGACTGACAGAATGCTATGAGACGAGATCGAAATTGGCGAGAAAAATGGGGTAAAATACAACAGCAAAAATGATGTGCTTAGCTGATACGTTAAATACCTATCCAGACTTTGCATGATCTGGCAGGCGT
Above is a genomic segment from Oncorhynchus kisutch isolate 150728-3 linkage group LG19, Okis_V2, whole genome shotgun sequence containing:
- the slc30a9 gene encoding zinc transporter 9 — its product is MFTGLAQRPWQVLCRVYLQQRAPLSQRTPRVARPCHGWHKVGMHNLWFSHDFRVASLATGQVQYYCTSGSNKDGPSPPTQGPPTTEKVLAGAAQAYSDSPGSVTPQGLTKMETIQVKVRAVLKKRDYGSKYTQNNFITAVRAMNEFCLKPSDLVQLRKIRRRSPHDDTEAFTVFLRSDVEVKALDVWGSPEALDRERKLRKVEEREYEENIFRNQQLLKEYKDFWGNTKPRSGSKRATFSQGPGKVVMVAICINGLNFFFKLLAWVYTGSASMFSEAIHSLADTCNQALLAIGISQSVRNPDAVHPYGFSNMRYIASLISGVGIFMMGAGLSWYHGIMGLLHPQPIESLLWAYCILAGSLVSEGATLLVAINEIKKSAGQQGVSFYEYVMQSRDPSTNVVLLEDSAAVLGVIMASSCMGLTSLTGNPLYDSLGSLGVGTLLGAVSAFLIYTNTEALLGRSIQAEHVQKLTEFLENDPAVRAIHDVKATDLGLSKVRFKAEVDFDGRVVTRSYLEKQDIEQILNDIQQVKTTDELENFMLKHGENIIDTLGAEVDRLEKELKQRNPEVRHVDLEIL